Proteins found in one Desulfovermiculus halophilus DSM 18834 genomic segment:
- a CDS encoding NUDIX hydrolase, with translation MSEYPNVPIVAVGGVLIQHDRILLVKRGQAPSQGLWTIPGGRVELGEGLRQAVVREMREETSLQVRVGKLLTHFEYVEPDPQERIRFHYLIMDFQVFVASGRLCPGGDALEAAWFGLQDLDDSVMAQGTMEIARSVLEK, from the coding sequence TTGTCTGAATATCCAAACGTTCCAATAGTGGCTGTGGGCGGTGTGCTGATTCAGCATGATCGGATTTTGCTGGTTAAGCGGGGACAGGCCCCATCCCAAGGCTTGTGGACCATCCCAGGGGGACGAGTAGAGCTGGGTGAAGGCCTCCGGCAGGCCGTTGTCCGTGAAATGCGGGAGGAAACCAGCCTCCAGGTCCGGGTGGGGAAATTGCTCACCCACTTTGAGTATGTTGAGCCGGACCCGCAGGAACGGATACGTTTTCATTATCTGATTATGGATTTTCAGGTCTTTGTCGCCTCCGGTCGCTTGTGCCCTGGCGGTGATGCCCTGGAAGCCGCCTGGTTTGGTCTGCAAGATCTTGACGACTCGGTCATGGCCCAGGGGACCATGGAGATTGCCAGGTCTGTGCTTGAGAAATAG
- a CDS encoding TRAP transporter large permease, translated as MSATAVGILGILILLGAIFFLRIPVGFAMAMVGFLGFWKVINLQAALGMISEQTWEVFSSYGLTVIPLFILMGQICFYAGVNQRMYRAAHAWLGHVRGGLAMATVLACAGFAAICGSNTATAATMSSVALPEMKKYAYSPMFSSGVVASGATLGVLIPPSVVLIIIGLQTGQSIGVLFWASLGPGLVLSLLFLLAIWAVCTWNPSLGPGCEHASWTQRLRSLAGAVEMLLLFALIMVGLMVGFFTPTEAGAAGAALALIISMAGRRLSWTNLWKAFDDTLRISCMIMVIILGAVIFGRFLTVTRVPYEISGLVASMSISPVMVMACIFCIYLLGGAIMDALALLLITIPIFFPVAQSLGYDPAWFAVWITLVTTMGAVTPPVGINTFIVASMDREVSLAMVYKGVGLLLPCFVVCVVLLLLWPDLALWLPRVLGVGH; from the coding sequence ATGAGCGCGACTGCTGTGGGTATCCTGGGGATCCTGATTCTGTTGGGAGCCATATTCTTTCTGCGCATACCAGTTGGCTTTGCCATGGCTATGGTCGGTTTTTTGGGCTTTTGGAAAGTGATTAATCTGCAGGCCGCCCTGGGCATGATCAGCGAGCAGACCTGGGAGGTGTTCTCGTCCTACGGGTTGACCGTGATCCCGCTGTTTATCCTCATGGGCCAGATCTGTTTTTATGCCGGGGTCAACCAGCGCATGTACCGTGCGGCACATGCCTGGCTGGGGCATGTCCGGGGCGGTCTGGCCATGGCTACGGTTTTGGCCTGTGCCGGGTTTGCGGCTATATGCGGATCGAACACGGCCACAGCCGCAACCATGAGCAGCGTGGCCCTGCCGGAAATGAAAAAATACGCCTACAGCCCCATGTTCAGTTCCGGGGTGGTGGCCAGCGGAGCTACCCTGGGCGTGCTCATTCCTCCCAGCGTGGTCCTGATCATTATCGGCCTGCAGACCGGACAGTCCATCGGGGTCCTGTTCTGGGCCAGCCTCGGTCCCGGCCTTGTCCTCAGCCTGCTGTTCCTTCTGGCCATTTGGGCAGTCTGCACCTGGAACCCGAGCCTGGGGCCGGGGTGTGAACATGCAAGCTGGACCCAGCGTCTGCGCTCTCTGGCCGGAGCTGTTGAGATGCTCCTTTTGTTCGCCCTGATCATGGTCGGTCTGATGGTCGGGTTTTTCACCCCGACCGAAGCCGGCGCGGCAGGCGCGGCCCTGGCCCTGATCATCAGCATGGCCGGGCGTCGACTGTCCTGGACCAATCTGTGGAAGGCCTTTGACGACACATTGCGCATTTCGTGCATGATCATGGTCATTATCCTTGGAGCGGTTATTTTCGGCCGCTTTTTGACCGTGACCAGGGTTCCATACGAGATTTCCGGTCTGGTGGCCTCCATGTCCATATCCCCGGTGATGGTCATGGCCTGCATCTTCTGCATCTACCTCCTGGGCGGGGCGATTATGGATGCGTTGGCCCTGCTTTTGATCACCATCCCCATCTTTTTCCCGGTGGCCCAGTCTTTGGGCTACGATCCGGCCTGGTTTGCAGTCTGGATTACCCTGGTGACCACTATGGGGGCGGTAACCCCGCCGGTGGGCATAAATACCTTTATCGTCGCCTCCATGGACCGGGAGGTGAGCCTGGCTATGGTGTACAAAGGGGTTGGGTTGTTGTTGCCGTGTTTTGTTGTCTGTGTTGTCCTGTTGCTGTTGTGGCCGGATCTGGCCCTGTGGCTGCCCAGAGTGCTGGGGGTGGGGCATTAG